In a genomic window of Sarcophilus harrisii chromosome 4, mSarHar1.11, whole genome shotgun sequence:
- the CTBS gene encoding di-N-acetylchitobiase, translated as MSREKKRRPRARLPALWGLALAGALLLSRPRSSLAASPSPPAPAESCPCEDPALCRPVRGRRDFEVFVFDVGGKAWKSYDWSQVTTVATFGKYDPELLCFAHSKGSRVVLKGDVPLKNIIEPIFREGWIEEQLKLAKKQHMDGINIDIEQDVEESSPEYYALTALVKETTEAFHREIEGSQVTFDVAWSPKCIDKRCYDYKGIADSCDFLFVMSYDEQSQIWTECIAAANAPYNQTLMGYESYLKMNIDPKKLVMGVPWYGYDYRCLNLSEDHVCTLPKVPFRGAPCSDAAGRQVTYKTIMHQVNSSISGSQWNSQQQAPYYNYKGADGYFHQVWYDNPKSISLKAEFVRDHGLRGIGMWNGNCLDYSGDEVAKQQTEDMWNALKVNGTNK; from the exons ATGTCCCGCGAGAAGAAGCGGCGGCCGCGGGCCCGACTCCCCGCGCTGTGGGGCCTGGCCCTGGCCGGGGCGCTGCTGCTGAGCCGGCCCCGCTCCAGCCTCgccgcctccccctcccccccggccCCAGCCGAGTCCTGCCCGTGCGAAGACCCCGCGCTCTGTCGCCCCGTGCGCGGCCGCCGAGACTTCGAG GTTTTTGTGTTTGATGTTGGAGGAAAAGCTTGGAAGTCTTATGATTGGTCTCAGGTCACAACAGTAGCAACTTTTGGAAAATATGATCCTGAACTTTTGTGTTTTGCCCATTCAAAAGGATCCAGAGTAGTGCTAAAAG GAGATGTTCCCTTAAAGAATATCATTGAGCCTATTTTCAGAGAAGGCTGGATAGAGGAACAGCTCAAATTGGCCAAAAAACAACACATGGATGGAATTAATATAGACATAGAACAAGATGTTGAAGAGTCATCCCCTGAATACTATGCCTTGACAGCTTTAGTTAAAGAAACCACAGAAGCCTTTCATCGGGAAATTGAGGGATCACAG gtTACTTTTGATGTCGCCTGGTCTCCAAAGTGCATAGACAAGAGATGCTATGATTACAAAGGAATTGCAGATTCCTGTGATTTCCTCTTTGTGATGTCTTATGATGAACAAAGTCAGATATGGACAGAGTGTATTGCAGCAGCAAATGCTCCCTATAACCAGACCTTAATGG gaTATGAAAGCTATCTCAAGATGAACATTGACCCTAAGAAACTTGTAATGGGTGTTCCCTGGTATGGCTATGATTATCGATGTCTGAATTTATCCGAG GATCATGTCTGTACACTTCCCAAAGTGCCTTTCCGTGGGGCGCCATGTAGTGATGCTGCAGGCCGCCAGGTAACCTATAAAACCATCATGCATCAAGTGAATAGTTCCATTTCTGGAAGCCAGTGGAATAGCCAACAGCAGGCCCCTTATTATAACTACAAG GGTGCTGATGGCTATTTTCACCAAGTGTGGTACGACAACCCAAAGAGCATTTCTTTAAAGGCAGAATTTGTAAGGGATCATGGTTTAAGGGGTATTGGGATGTGGAATGGGAACTGTCTTGACTACTCTGGAGATGAAGTAGCCAAACAGCAAACTGAAGATATGTGGAATGCCTTAAAGGTAAATGGGACTAATAAGTAA